From the Francisella frigiditurris genome, one window contains:
- a CDS encoding MFS transporter, whose translation MDQKKIIAYTIGVIMLMELIDGSALNTALPQIAISLQVNAITLKVAITVYLLTLGLFIPASAWFADKFGNKNLLFISISGFVISSMACGLSTNITSLIIFRAFQGVFGAFTMPVARLTMVRIFKGNMLAAMSVVAVIATIGPMIGPLVGGIITTYIGWRMIFFINLPIGIVAIILVYFYLPRTKLEKVQAKFDLKGFLIIGSSIAFLMLFVDLMIDQEISLLWKTLSLTLSIILGFFYLGHAKKLQDNAVINLNVFKNECFRYFIVISTLSRLVIMGMMFIFPLYLQTKQGFSAFYSGLSLMAFIIPVWLVKKLVKSILAKLHFYKFFIINVGLMALIYIAIGYVFLYFNFIEFLVLLTLLGCCFGTFTIIINAAIYNSLDNNDHMGVATIINSTIIQLTSAFAISWVGIVLATLSGVTNLSFHSVISFSAYAWTQIIYAIGLFIIMFYIFIFKPKNLENVPIT comes from the coding sequence ATGGATCAAAAAAAGATTATTGCCTATACGATTGGGGTGATTATGTTAATGGAGCTCATTGATGGATCTGCTCTAAATACAGCTTTGCCTCAGATAGCTATTAGCTTACAAGTTAACGCTATTACATTAAAAGTTGCTATAACAGTTTATTTATTAACTTTAGGGTTATTTATACCAGCATCAGCATGGTTTGCAGATAAATTTGGAAATAAAAATTTATTATTTATTTCTATAAGTGGTTTTGTAATTTCTTCAATGGCTTGTGGCTTATCAACTAACATTACCTCGTTAATTATTTTTAGAGCATTTCAGGGGGTGTTTGGTGCCTTTACTATGCCTGTGGCTAGATTGACTATGGTTAGGATATTTAAAGGAAATATGTTAGCAGCAATGTCAGTAGTGGCGGTCATTGCTACAATAGGACCTATGATTGGACCATTGGTTGGAGGAATTATTACGACATATATTGGCTGGAGAATGATATTTTTCATAAATTTACCTATAGGGATTGTCGCTATAATATTAGTCTATTTTTATTTACCAAGAACTAAGTTGGAGAAAGTTCAAGCAAAGTTTGATTTAAAGGGATTTTTAATTATAGGGAGTTCTATAGCATTTTTAATGCTTTTTGTTGATTTAATGATTGATCAGGAGATTTCCTTATTATGGAAAACATTATCTCTTACTTTATCGATTATATTAGGATTCTTTTATTTAGGGCATGCTAAAAAATTACAAGATAATGCTGTTATTAACTTAAATGTATTTAAAAATGAATGTTTTAGATATTTTATAGTTATTAGTACGCTTTCTCGTTTAGTTATTATGGGGATGATGTTTATATTTCCTTTATATTTACAGACTAAGCAAGGCTTTAGCGCTTTTTACTCTGGATTATCTCTTATGGCTTTTATTATTCCTGTATGGCTAGTAAAGAAATTAGTCAAATCAATATTGGCAAAGCTTCATTTTTATAAATTCTTTATTATAAATGTAGGTTTAATGGCTCTAATTTATATAGCTATTGGTTATGTGTTTTTATATTTCAATTTTATTGAGTTTCTTGTTTTATTAACTTTGTTAGGTTGTTGTTTTGGTACTTTCACTATAATAATTAATGCAGCAATTTATAATTCTTTAGATAATAATGATCACATGGGCGTAGCAACAATTATTAATAGCACAATAATTCAGCTTACAAGTGCTTTTGCTATTTCTTGGGTAGGGATTGTTTTGGCTACTTTATCCGGAGTAACCAATTTAAGCTTTCATTCAGTAATATCTTTTTCAGCATACGCATGGACTCAGATAATCTATGCGATAGGGCTTTTTATAATAATGTTTTATATTTTTATTTTTAAGCCTAAGAATTTAGAAAATGTCCCAATCACCTAA
- a CDS encoding APC family permease, whose protein sequence is MKTKKPSLFTAIALSVGTMVGSGWLYASYYASQAAGAASILSWIIGAIIVLAMAFLLSEIAVKYPNNGVFTQLTTISHNKHFGFVTGLSNWMLGLIIVPSEAMATTQYIASIYPPSTPYIFANGALTFSGVIIVALFMIIYTLINYWGIKSLSKINNWLTLLKIVIPIATAIIVMITAFHSSNFSGEYVSFMPNGVGSIFSAIVSCGIFYSFFGFQMAASFSAELENPKRNIPIALISSVVIVLMIYLLLQISFIGAVPTEMVKNGWGALNFESPLAQLAGILGLNALTIVLYADALVSPSGTGIVYLGGSTRMLNEMAKSEQMPEYFNRVNPTVNVSRTSLIFTLICSMLLILFFRNWQMIASLTTTFILVSCVALPVSYAKLKANKSDPLPISYLPLPQLVAFCVYLVLTYLLMIAGILNLVIALILHVGFFVIYAYVNSKHQLNKIIKAFASSWSIFAYLAFELIAAIIHDSISNHGLFYTIFIPVSIIFYILMVSQKTHLD, encoded by the coding sequence ATGAAAACTAAAAAACCAAGTTTATTTACTGCAATTGCGCTAAGCGTTGGAACAATGGTTGGTAGTGGATGGCTTTATGCCTCATACTATGCATCTCAAGCAGCTGGAGCAGCTTCTATACTTTCTTGGATTATTGGTGCAATTATCGTATTAGCTATGGCATTTCTTTTATCAGAGATTGCAGTTAAATATCCAAATAATGGTGTTTTCACACAACTAACGACTATATCTCACAATAAACATTTTGGTTTTGTGACAGGGTTATCAAACTGGATGCTAGGTCTTATAATTGTCCCATCAGAAGCGATGGCTACAACACAATATATAGCATCTATTTATCCACCATCTACACCTTATATATTTGCTAATGGCGCACTAACTTTTAGTGGTGTTATTATAGTTGCCTTATTTATGATAATTTACACCTTAATCAACTATTGGGGTATAAAATCACTTTCAAAAATAAATAACTGGCTAACTCTACTAAAAATAGTAATACCTATTGCTACAGCTATTATTGTAATGATCACAGCTTTTCATAGTAGTAACTTTAGTGGTGAATATGTTAGCTTTATGCCAAATGGAGTTGGAAGTATTTTTAGTGCTATAGTTTCTTGCGGTATTTTTTACTCTTTCTTTGGTTTTCAGATGGCAGCAAGTTTCTCAGCTGAGCTAGAAAATCCTAAACGTAATATCCCTATTGCGCTTATAAGTAGTGTGGTTATAGTACTAATGATTTATTTATTGCTACAAATCTCATTCATAGGCGCAGTGCCTACAGAGATGGTTAAAAATGGTTGGGGTGCTTTAAATTTTGAATCTCCTCTTGCTCAACTTGCTGGGATTTTAGGCTTAAATGCTCTAACTATAGTTCTTTATGCAGATGCTTTAGTTAGCCCTTCTGGTACTGGGATAGTTTATCTAGGTGGCTCTACTCGTATGCTTAATGAAATGGCAAAATCAGAGCAAATGCCCGAGTATTTTAATAGAGTAAACCCTACTGTGAATGTCTCTCGTACTTCTTTGATCTTCACACTAATCTGCTCAATGTTACTGATACTATTTTTCCGTAACTGGCAGATGATTGCTTCATTAACTACAACTTTCATTCTTGTGTCGTGTGTGGCCCTACCAGTTTCTTATGCAAAGCTTAAAGCTAACAAATCTGATCCTCTACCGATTAGCTATCTTCCTCTTCCTCAGTTAGTAGCATTCTGTGTGTATCTAGTTTTAACATATTTATTAATGATCGCTGGAATACTTAATCTAGTTATAGCCCTAATCCTTCATGTAGGATTCTTTGTGATATATGCCTATGTAAACTCTAAACATCAACTTAATAAAATCATCAAAGCTTTTGCATCATCTTGGAGTATATTTGCATATTTAGCTTTTGAACTTATTGCCGCTATAATCCATGACAGCATTTCAAATCATGGACTTTTCTATACTATATTTATTCCAGTATCAATTATCTTTTATATACTAATGGTTAGTCAGAAAACACATTTAGACTAA
- the dctA gene encoding C4-dicarboxylate transporter DctA: protein MKVFKHLYAQILIGIFIGIILGFLAPHIAISLKPFADVFVKLIKLLIAPIIFLTLVSGIAAMSDLKAVGKIGGIALIYFFIMTIMALIVGMVVANLFTPGHGLNIDPNSLNIDSAKAYMGNVEHVENIQDFFMNIIPNTFVGAFTKGDILQVLFVAILFAVGLVMYGAQGKPILTGIQSLSKVFFKIIHVIMYYSPLAACAAMGYTVGMYGAGTLLGLVGLLLCFYITCLIFILVLLGIVLRLFCGISIFKLLGYIKTEIFIVLGTSSSETVLPNLIEKLENLGCDESVVGLVIPTGYSFNLDGTAIYLSLAAIFIAQALNVDLTIQQQIFMLAIMVISSKGAAGVTGSGFIILASTLSALGTVPVAGIVIILGIDRFMSEGRAITNMIGNTVGTIVISKWQGKLDMEVLKRELKA from the coding sequence ATGAAAGTATTCAAACACTTATATGCACAGATTTTAATAGGTATCTTTATAGGTATTATATTAGGTTTCCTTGCACCGCATATAGCTATCTCCCTTAAGCCTTTTGCTGATGTTTTTGTCAAACTCATAAAGTTACTGATCGCTCCGATTATATTTTTAACTCTGGTTTCTGGTATAGCTGCTATGAGTGACCTAAAAGCAGTCGGTAAAATCGGTGGTATCGCCCTAATCTACTTCTTTATAATGACAATTATGGCTCTAATTGTCGGGATGGTTGTAGCAAATTTATTTACTCCTGGACATGGTTTAAATATAGATCCAAACTCTTTAAACATAGACTCTGCAAAAGCCTATATGGGAAATGTCGAACATGTTGAAAATATCCAAGATTTCTTCATGAACATTATTCCTAATACATTTGTAGGGGCTTTCACAAAGGGAGATATATTACAGGTTCTATTTGTAGCAATACTATTTGCTGTTGGTCTTGTGATGTATGGAGCTCAAGGTAAACCAATACTTACTGGGATACAGAGTTTATCAAAAGTATTTTTTAAAATAATTCATGTGATTATGTACTATTCACCTTTAGCTGCCTGTGCTGCTATGGGATATACAGTAGGGATGTATGGAGCAGGAACATTGCTCGGATTAGTTGGGCTATTATTATGTTTTTACATTACTTGCCTTATATTTATATTAGTTCTTCTAGGAATAGTTTTACGCCTATTCTGCGGTATTAGTATCTTTAAACTACTTGGATATATCAAGACTGAGATATTTATTGTACTTGGGACTTCATCTTCTGAAACTGTTTTACCCAACTTGATAGAAAAACTTGAGAATCTCGGCTGTGATGAATCCGTGGTTGGTCTAGTAATACCAACAGGCTACTCATTCAACCTAGATGGAACTGCTATTTACTTATCATTAGCAGCTATATTTATAGCTCAGGCTTTAAATGTAGATCTAACAATCCAGCAACAGATATTTATGTTAGCTATTATGGTGATTAGCTCAAAAGGTGCAGCAGGTGTTACAGGTAGTGGATTTATTATCCTAGCAAGTACACTAAGTGCTTTAGGAACAGTTCCAGTTGCAGGGATAGTCATAATACTAGGTATTGATAGATTTATGTCAGAAGGTCGCGCTATCACAAATATGATAGGGAATACTGTCGGTACAATAGTGATATCTAAATGGCAAGGTAAGCTAGATATGGAAGTCTTAAAGCGAGAGTTGAAAGCTTAA
- a CDS encoding AAA family ATPase, with amino-acid sequence MIKSLDIKYVATYDEHGIQLADLKKVNFIYGANGCGKTTISNFIYNPQEPKYNACAIEWTNGLELQTLVYNKAFRDRNFGKGKIAGVFTLGEATKEDLEEIDRKQKELEDLKSTGIKKKETLQKQKEKRQDSENKFRDDVWADVYKKYESDFKEAFRGTMQKESFKNKLLLESKNNTKTLEIYEKLKEKARTIFGKQLQKIDPISIISSNRVIEIEKNKIWNKTIIGKADVDIAKLIQKLNISDWVSQGKDYIQDKTCPFCQKETITDEFSSQLEEFFDDTYLHDVNEVSSLKDNYNTLTQNIINQLNEIEQYQKNLGNSKLDLEKFSSYLKTLTSQITTNYEYLNNKVKEPSRSINLTSISQQFELIIGLIEKANFEISKHNSIVDNFQKEKKELLSGIWQFLSSEYKDKIDAFNKEQKGLKTGISNLQDQLENERKMYKNLKSCIEGLNKNVTSIQPTIDEINRLLKYYGFLNFEIVPTKDDGFYQIQREDGTSAEATLSEGEVTFITFLYYLQLTKGSTSKEDVNNERVLIIDDPISSLDSNVLFVVSTLIKDIIQNVKTGKGSVKQIILLTHNVYFHKEISFINSRIKECNETNFWILRKNNTITTLQAFGESNPIQSSYELLWCELNSSEYSSTLTIQNIMRRIIENYFKLLGKYRDDDLISKFETKEEREICRSLISWVNDGSHSMNDDLYIELQDRTIENYKKVFKDIFYKMKHDAHYEMMSKSGKL; translated from the coding sequence GTGATTAAATCATTAGATATAAAATATGTAGCTACTTATGATGAGCATGGTATACAGCTAGCAGACTTGAAAAAAGTAAATTTTATTTATGGAGCGAATGGATGTGGAAAAACAACAATATCTAATTTTATTTATAATCCTCAAGAACCTAAATACAATGCTTGTGCTATTGAATGGACTAATGGCTTGGAGTTACAAACCTTAGTTTACAACAAAGCCTTTAGAGATAGAAATTTTGGTAAAGGTAAAATTGCTGGAGTTTTTACTCTTGGAGAAGCAACAAAAGAAGATTTAGAAGAGATTGATAGAAAGCAAAAAGAACTAGAAGACCTTAAAAGTACTGGTATAAAGAAAAAAGAAACACTTCAAAAGCAAAAAGAAAAGAGACAAGACTCAGAAAATAAATTCAGAGATGATGTTTGGGCAGATGTTTATAAAAAGTATGAGAGTGATTTTAAAGAAGCGTTTAGGGGTACGATGCAAAAAGAATCATTTAAAAACAAACTTCTATTAGAGTCAAAAAATAACACAAAAACATTAGAAATATATGAAAAATTAAAAGAAAAAGCTAGAACAATATTTGGAAAGCAACTGCAAAAAATTGATCCAATAAGCATTATTTCATCTAATAGAGTTATAGAAATTGAAAAAAATAAAATTTGGAATAAAACTATAATTGGTAAAGCGGATGTGGATATTGCTAAATTGATCCAAAAATTAAATATCAGTGACTGGGTAAGTCAAGGTAAGGATTATATTCAGGACAAAACTTGTCCATTTTGTCAAAAAGAAACTATTACAGATGAATTTAGTAGTCAACTTGAAGAATTTTTTGATGATACATATCTCCATGATGTTAATGAAGTGAGTAGTTTAAAAGATAATTATAATACTCTGACACAAAATATAATTAACCAGTTAAATGAGATTGAGCAATATCAAAAGAACTTAGGTAATTCAAAATTAGATCTTGAAAAGTTTTCATCCTATTTAAAAACTCTTACAAGTCAAATTACTACAAATTATGAATATTTAAATAATAAGGTAAAAGAGCCAAGTAGAAGTATAAATCTGACCTCAATTAGTCAGCAGTTTGAGCTAATTATCGGCTTGATTGAAAAAGCTAATTTTGAGATAAGTAAGCATAATAGTATTGTAGATAATTTTCAGAAAGAAAAAAAAGAGTTACTTTCAGGCATTTGGCAATTTTTGTCAAGTGAATATAAAGATAAAATTGATGCTTTTAATAAGGAACAAAAAGGTTTAAAAACAGGAATCTCTAACTTACAGGATCAGCTTGAAAATGAAAGAAAGATGTATAAGAATCTAAAGAGTTGTATAGAGGGGCTAAATAAAAATGTTACAAGCATTCAGCCGACTATTGATGAAATAAATAGACTCTTGAAATACTATGGCTTTTTAAACTTCGAAATTGTTCCTACTAAAGATGATGGGTTCTATCAGATTCAACGTGAAGATGGAACAAGTGCAGAAGCTACGTTAAGTGAGGGAGAGGTTACTTTTATAACTTTCTTATATTATCTACAACTTACAAAAGGTAGTACATCTAAGGAAGATGTTAATAACGAGAGAGTTTTGATTATTGATGACCCTATCTCAAGTTTGGATAGTAATGTTCTGTTTGTAGTTAGTACATTGATAAAAGATATTATTCAAAATGTAAAAACTGGAAAAGGTAGTGTTAAACAAATAATTTTACTAACACATAATGTTTATTTTCATAAAGAGATATCATTTATAAATAGTAGAATAAAAGAGTGTAATGAAACTAATTTTTGGATTTTAAGGAAAAATAATACAATAACAACCTTGCAGGCTTTTGGAGAATCTAATCCTATTCAGTCATCATATGAACTTTTATGGTGTGAGCTAAATAGTAGTGAATATAGCTCAACTTTAACAATTCAAAACATAATGCGTAGAATAATAGAGAATTATTTTAAATTACTCGGTAAGTATAGAGATGATGATTTAATTTCCAAATTTGAAACTAAAGAAGAACGAGAAATTTGTCGCTCTTTAATATCTTGGGTAAATGATGGGTCTCATAGTATGAACGATGATTTGTATATAGAGCTTCAAGATAGAACTATTGAGAATTATAAAAAAGTTTTTAAAGATATTTTTTATAAAATGAAACATGATGCTCATTATGAAATGATGTCTAAGAGTGGAAAACTATAA
- a CDS encoding Fur family transcriptional regulator, whose translation MEDQKNTNLKEFGFKITQPRIEILQLFEENKDKHLSPDDVYTRLKLDGSSIGIATVYRILSQFESAGLINRLKFNNDQVMYELNQGDHHDHVICVKCNVIQEFYDEELEKIQNQIVKAMGAKMVDHSLNIYVECKSCLTMKNDR comes from the coding sequence ATGGAAGATCAGAAAAATACAAACCTTAAAGAATTTGGTTTTAAAATCACACAGCCACGCATAGAGATATTACAACTATTTGAAGAAAATAAAGATAAGCATTTAAGCCCTGATGATGTATACACTAGGTTAAAGTTAGATGGTAGTAGTATTGGGATAGCAACTGTATACAGAATTCTAAGCCAGTTTGAGTCAGCTGGACTAATTAATCGCTTAAAATTTAATAATGATCAAGTTATGTATGAGCTAAATCAAGGCGACCATCATGATCATGTGATCTGTGTTAAATGTAATGTAATACAAGAGTTTTATGATGAAGAGCTTGAGAAGATACAGAATCAAATAGTAAAAGCTATGGGAGCTAAAATGGTTGATCATAGTTTAAATATTTATGTCGAATGTAAATCTTGCCTTACTATGAAAAATGACCGCTAA
- the feoB gene encoding Fe(2+) transporter permease subunit FeoB — MRYALVGNPNCGKTTIFNVLTGLNQKVGNWSGVTVDKKTGTFNVDGETIEIVDIPGIYSLSASDNSSIDEQIAYNYVIQEKPDAIINVLDASNLERSMYLTIQLLELNVPMVLAVNMIDVANSSGVIIDFDKLSKVLGINVFPVIAAKGIGIKELKQSLASAQKEPSYNIANFYPNEVLQIQEQLKEIRKSSVANLWLAAEVYEGRTLQLEQDTKDINIEELMEKNASLLNHSGHKIPEVRYHVVDEILKEAVKYTVSESKKSVTHILDAVCMNRFLGVPIFLMMMYLMFFFSITFGSAVQPVFDDFTASVFIDGVAYYTNMLGFPHQLVMILSQGFGTGINTVLAFIPQIGFLFIFLSILEDSGYMARAAFVIDRFMQSIGLSGKAFVPMIVGFGCNVASVMAARTLETREDRLMTIMMSPFMSCGARLAIFSVFATAFFPSNGASVIFLLYIIGILGAILTGYVIKFTFLRREATPFVLDIPKYHLPRFSNIMLYSWNRLKSFLLKAGKIIVPIAVIIGSMNSINITKDESILSYAGKEITPVFSPIGIEQDNWQATVGLITGVLAKEVVVGTLNTLYTQDDSTGIPESYSIVENFKNAMSSTWENLHNMDFNPITSNEADASMDSSAMGNMVSKFSTGVSAFAYMLFVLLYIPCISVIGAMVRESTRGWAILSIVWSSTMAYVSALIVYQTGNILNTPMRSVAYIVIALIALAIVIYIMRYLSTKIRFVANLTGCSTCEIKH, encoded by the coding sequence ATGAGATATGCATTAGTAGGTAATCCAAACTGTGGTAAAACAACTATTTTTAATGTTCTCACAGGGCTTAATCAAAAAGTTGGTAACTGGTCAGGTGTTACAGTTGATAAGAAAACTGGTACTTTTAATGTCGATGGAGAGACTATTGAAATTGTTGATATCCCTGGAATATATAGCCTTTCAGCTTCAGATAATAGTTCGATAGATGAGCAAATTGCTTATAATTATGTAATACAGGAAAAGCCTGACGCAATAATTAATGTTTTAGATGCTTCAAACCTTGAAAGAAGCATGTATCTAACTATTCAGCTTTTAGAGCTTAATGTCCCAATGGTTTTAGCAGTTAATATGATAGATGTTGCTAATAGTAGTGGGGTAATAATAGACTTTGACAAGCTTTCAAAAGTGCTTGGTATCAATGTATTTCCTGTAATAGCAGCCAAAGGAATTGGGATAAAAGAATTAAAGCAGTCTTTAGCCTCTGCGCAAAAAGAGCCTTCATATAATATAGCTAATTTCTATCCGAATGAAGTTTTACAAATACAAGAGCAGTTGAAAGAAATTCGTAAATCTTCCGTAGCAAATCTATGGTTGGCAGCTGAGGTTTATGAGGGTCGCACTTTACAGTTAGAGCAAGATACTAAAGATATAAATATTGAAGAATTAATGGAGAAAAATGCTTCGCTATTAAATCATTCGGGGCATAAAATACCAGAGGTTCGTTACCATGTGGTAGATGAAATTCTTAAAGAAGCTGTTAAATATACAGTGTCAGAATCTAAGAAAAGTGTAACTCATATATTGGATGCTGTTTGTATGAATCGCTTTTTAGGGGTACCTATATTTTTAATGATGATGTATCTAATGTTCTTTTTCTCTATAACATTTGGATCAGCTGTTCAGCCTGTATTTGATGATTTTACAGCATCAGTATTTATTGATGGGGTTGCTTATTATACAAATATGCTTGGCTTCCCTCATCAGCTAGTAATGATACTTTCTCAAGGTTTTGGAACAGGTATTAATACGGTATTGGCATTTATTCCACAGATAGGGTTTTTATTCATATTTTTATCCATCCTTGAAGATTCGGGTTATATGGCAAGAGCTGCTTTCGTAATCGATCGTTTTATGCAATCAATAGGTTTATCAGGTAAGGCTTTTGTTCCTATGATAGTTGGCTTTGGTTGTAATGTAGCTTCTGTGATGGCAGCTAGAACCTTAGAAACGAGGGAAGACCGCTTAATGACAATCATGATGTCTCCATTTATGTCATGTGGAGCGAGATTGGCAATATTCTCTGTATTCGCTACGGCATTCTTCCCAAGTAATGGAGCTTCGGTCATATTCCTACTTTATATAATTGGTATTTTAGGTGCTATTTTAACTGGATATGTAATCAAGTTTACATTCTTAAGAAGAGAGGCAACTCCGTTTGTATTAGATATTCCTAAATATCACTTGCCACGCTTTAGCAATATTATGTTGTACAGTTGGAATCGTCTAAAGTCATTCCTACTTAAAGCAGGTAAGATAATTGTTCCTATAGCAGTTATTATAGGTAGTATGAACAGTATTAATATAACTAAAGATGAGTCTATTCTTAGTTATGCGGGTAAAGAAATCACACCTGTGTTTTCTCCTATCGGTATTGAGCAGGATAACTGGCAGGCTACAGTAGGGTTGATTACGGGAGTTCTAGCAAAAGAAGTTGTTGTTGGGACTCTAAATACTCTTTATACCCAAGATGACAGTACAGGAATACCGGAAAGCTATAGTATTGTAGAAAACTTTAAGAATGCGATGAGTAGCACATGGGAAAATTTACATAATATGGATTTTAATCCAATAACTTCTAATGAGGCTGATGCTAGCATGGACTCATCTGCTATGGGTAATATGGTTAGTAAGTTTAGTACTGGTGTTTCGGCTTTTGCATATATGCTATTTGTTTTATTATATATACCATGCATTTCAGTGATTGGTGCGATGGTCAGAGAGTCTACTCGTGGCTGGGCGATATTGTCTATAGTTTGGAGTTCAACTATGGCTTATGTTTCAGCTCTAATAGTGTATCAAACAGGTAATATACTAAATACCCCAATGAGGTCAGTAGCTTATATTGTTATAGCATTGATAGCTTTGGCTATCGTTATTTATATTATGAGATATCTTTCAACTAAGATTAGATTTGTTGCTAATTTAACAGGCTGTAGTACTTGTGAGATTAAGCATTAA
- a CDS encoding FeoA family protein: protein MSVYKSNTKYKIKGYREECPISYKNKLLSLGLLPGKVLEIKRKALFGGPCQVSVRNADISIRIKELNLLELEEIN, encoded by the coding sequence ATGTCTGTTTATAAATCAAATACTAAGTATAAAATAAAAGGCTACCGTGAAGAGTGCCCCATTTCTTATAAGAACAAACTCCTTTCTCTAGGTTTATTGCCTGGCAAGGTGTTAGAGATAAAACGTAAAGCTCTTTTTGGAGGGCCTTGCCAAGTTAGTGTAAGAAATGCAGATATTTCTATACGCATCAAAGAATTAAACTTACTAGAGCTAGAGGAGATAAATTAA
- a CDS encoding cold-shock protein codes for MRQGKIKFFNAERGFGFIEPQDGGKEIFVHINNVEGSGSTLQEGEKVTFDTEENRGRKSAIKVKVIS; via the coding sequence ATGAGACAAGGAAAAATAAAATTTTTTAATGCTGAGAGAGGATTTGGCTTTATAGAACCTCAAGATGGTGGCAAAGAGATATTTGTTCATATCAATAATGTAGAAGGTTCTGGATCAACTCTACAAGAAGGTGAAAAAGTAACATTTGATACTGAAGAGAATAGAGGAAGAAAATCAGCTATTAAAGTTAAGGTTATAAGTTAA